A region of Massilia sp. WG5 DNA encodes the following proteins:
- a CDS encoding glutamate synthase-related protein, which yields MIAQGLYDPANEHDACGVGFIAHIKGNKSHSIIEQGLMILKNLDHRGAVGADALMGDGAGILIQIPDQYYRDEMGKQGVELPPPGEYGVGMVFLPKEHASRIACEQEIERAVRAEGQVVLGWRNVPVDDTMPMSPTVRAKEPVIRQIFIGRGPDVMVTDALERKLYVIRKSSGHAIQALKLIHGKEFFVPSMSARTIVYKGLLLADQVGVYYRDLQDPRCVSALALVHQRFSTNTFPEWPLVHPYRLIAHNGEINTVKGNFNWTRAREGMMKSAVLGDDLNKLFPLIYEGQSDTACFDNALELLVMAGYPIAQAMMMMIPEAWENHATMDENRRAFYEYHAAMMEPWDGPAAMAFTDGRHIGGTLDRNGLRPARYVVTDDDLVVMASESGVLPIPESRIVKKWRLQPGKMFLIDLEAGRIIDDKELKDTYSNAKPYKAWIKSVRIKLNEIKVTESQLSQSRVKDTPAQGEKAAISLLDRQQAFGYTQEDLKFLMAPMAVLGEEATGSMGNDSPLAVMSNKLKPLYSYFKQLFAQVTNPPIDPIRESMVMSLVSFIGPKPNLLDTNNVNPPMRLEVAQPILGFDDMARLRSISLHTGGKFKSYELNICYPVSWGKEGIEASLASLCAEAVDAVKSGHNILIVSDRGMSAEQVAIPALLATSAVHQHLVMRGLRASTGLVVETGSARETHHFALLAGYGAEAVHPYLALETLVDLSAHMPHPLEADKAAYNFTKAVGKGLMKVMSKMGISTYMSYCGAQIFEAVGLNKSLVDKYFRGTSSTVEGIGLFEVAEEALRLHRLAFGNDPVLAHGLDVGGEYAFRVRGEDHLWTPDAIAKLQHSTRANNYSTYKEYAQIINDQSKRHLTLRGLMEFKIDPAKAIPLEEVESAKEIVKRFATGAMSLGSISTEAHATLAIAMNRIGGKSNTGEGGEDPRRYMGEFKGIKIAKGETLASILGSDRVVADIPLAEGDSLRSKIKQVASGRFGVSAEYLASADQIQIKMAQGAKPGEGGQLPGHKVSEYIASLRVSVPGVGLISPPPHHDIYSIEDLAQLIHDLKNANPNASISVKLVSEVGIGTVAAGVSKAKADHVVVAGHDGGTGASPLSSVKHAGTPWELGLAETQQTLVLNGLRSRIRVQADGQMRTGRDVVIAALLGADEIGFATAPLVVEGCIMMRKCHLNTCPVGVATQDPVLRAKFQGKPEHVVNYFFFVAEEARQIMAQLGIRTYDELIGRADLLDRSHAVTHWKAQGLDFSNIFYQPKVDSPRALLHSEGQDHGLDKALDHKLITQARPALERGERVSFISPVRNVNRTVGTMLSGEVAKRYGHAGLPDDTIHIQLQGTAGQSAAAFLAAGITIDLVGEGNDYVGKGLSGGRIIVRPNTEFRGWAVDNIIVGNTVLYGAISGEAFLNGVAGERFAVRNSGATAVVEGVGDHGCEYMTGGTVVVLGDTGRNFAAGMSGGVAYVYDPKGDFEQKCNTTMVNLERVLSAKEQGDKSTWHAQTRNGERESDEVILKRLIERHFKHTGSTRARNLLDDWANSRGKFVKVFPTDYKRALEEMHNSSMEEANDKIELAA from the coding sequence ATGATTGCCCAAGGTTTGTACGATCCCGCCAATGAACACGACGCATGCGGCGTCGGTTTCATCGCCCATATCAAGGGCAATAAAAGCCACTCGATTATTGAACAGGGTCTGATGATCCTGAAAAACCTGGACCACCGCGGTGCGGTTGGCGCCGATGCCCTGATGGGCGATGGCGCCGGCATCCTGATCCAGATCCCCGACCAGTACTACCGCGACGAGATGGGCAAGCAGGGCGTCGAACTGCCGCCGCCCGGCGAATACGGCGTCGGCATGGTCTTCCTGCCGAAAGAGCACGCCTCGCGCATCGCCTGCGAACAGGAAATCGAGCGCGCCGTGCGCGCCGAAGGCCAGGTCGTGCTGGGCTGGCGCAATGTGCCGGTCGACGACACCATGCCGATGTCCCCGACCGTGCGCGCCAAGGAACCGGTCATCCGCCAGATCTTCATCGGCCGCGGCCCGGACGTGATGGTCACCGACGCGCTCGAGCGCAAGCTGTACGTGATCCGCAAATCGTCCGGCCACGCGATCCAGGCCCTGAAACTTATCCACGGCAAGGAATTCTTCGTGCCGTCGATGTCGGCCCGCACCATCGTGTACAAGGGCCTGCTGCTGGCCGACCAGGTCGGCGTCTACTACCGGGACCTGCAGGATCCGCGCTGCGTCTCGGCCCTGGCCCTGGTGCACCAGCGCTTCTCGACCAACACCTTCCCGGAGTGGCCGCTGGTCCACCCCTACCGCCTGATCGCCCACAACGGCGAGATCAACACGGTCAAGGGCAACTTCAACTGGACCCGCGCCCGCGAAGGCATGATGAAGTCGGCCGTGCTGGGCGACGACCTGAACAAGCTGTTCCCGCTGATTTATGAAGGCCAGTCCGACACCGCCTGCTTCGACAACGCGCTCGAACTGCTGGTGATGGCCGGCTATCCGATCGCCCAGGCGATGATGATGATGATCCCGGAAGCGTGGGAAAACCATGCGACCATGGACGAGAACCGCCGCGCCTTCTACGAATACCACGCCGCGATGATGGAGCCGTGGGACGGCCCGGCCGCGATGGCCTTCACCGACGGCCGCCACATCGGCGGCACCCTCGACCGCAACGGCCTCCGCCCGGCGCGCTACGTGGTCACCGATGACGACCTGGTCGTGATGGCGTCCGAGTCCGGCGTGCTGCCGATCCCGGAATCGCGCATCGTCAAGAAATGGCGCCTGCAGCCCGGCAAGATGTTCCTGATCGACCTCGAAGCCGGCCGCATCATCGACGACAAGGAACTGAAGGACACCTACTCGAACGCCAAGCCGTACAAGGCATGGATCAAGTCGGTGCGCATCAAGCTGAACGAAATCAAGGTCACCGAAAGCCAGCTCTCCCAGAGCCGCGTGAAGGACACGCCGGCCCAGGGCGAGAAGGCCGCGATCTCCCTGCTGGACCGCCAGCAGGCCTTCGGCTATACCCAGGAAGACCTGAAGTTCCTGATGGCGCCGATGGCGGTGCTGGGCGAGGAAGCGACCGGCTCGATGGGCAACGACTCGCCGCTGGCGGTCATGTCGAACAAGCTGAAGCCGCTGTACTCCTACTTCAAGCAGCTGTTCGCGCAGGTGACCAACCCGCCGATCGACCCGATCCGCGAAAGCATGGTGATGTCGCTGGTGTCCTTCATCGGCCCGAAGCCGAACCTGCTCGACACCAACAACGTCAACCCGCCGATGCGCCTCGAAGTCGCGCAGCCGATCCTCGGCTTCGACGACATGGCGCGCCTGCGCTCGATCAGCCTGCACACCGGCGGCAAGTTCAAGTCGTATGAACTGAACATCTGCTACCCGGTCTCGTGGGGCAAGGAAGGCATCGAAGCCTCGCTGGCCTCGCTGTGCGCCGAGGCCGTCGATGCGGTCAAATCCGGCCACAACATCCTGATCGTCTCGGACCGCGGCATGTCGGCCGAGCAGGTCGCGATTCCGGCCCTGCTGGCCACCTCCGCCGTCCACCAGCACCTGGTGATGCGCGGCCTGCGCGCCTCGACCGGCCTGGTGGTCGAAACCGGCTCGGCCCGCGAAACCCACCACTTCGCCCTGCTGGCCGGCTACGGCGCCGAAGCCGTGCACCCGTACCTGGCGCTGGAAACCCTGGTCGACCTGTCGGCCCACATGCCGCACCCGCTCGAGGCGGACAAGGCGGCCTACAACTTCACCAAGGCGGTCGGCAAGGGCCTGATGAAGGTGATGTCGAAGATGGGCATCTCGACCTACATGTCCTACTGCGGCGCGCAGATCTTCGAAGCCGTGGGCCTGAACAAGTCGCTGGTCGACAAGTACTTCCGCGGCACCTCCTCGACCGTGGAAGGCATCGGCCTGTTCGAAGTGGCCGAGGAAGCGCTGCGCCTGCACCGCCTGGCCTTCGGTAACGACCCGGTGCTGGCCCATGGCCTGGACGTCGGCGGCGAATACGCCTTCCGCGTGCGCGGCGAAGACCACCTGTGGACCCCGGACGCGATCGCGAAACTGCAGCACTCGACCCGCGCCAACAACTACAGCACCTATAAAGAGTACGCCCAGATCATCAACGACCAGAGCAAGCGTCACCTGACCCTGCGCGGCCTGATGGAATTCAAGATCGACCCGGCCAAGGCGATCCCGCTGGAAGAAGTCGAGTCGGCCAAGGAAATCGTCAAGCGCTTCGCCACCGGCGCGATGTCGCTCGGCTCGATCTCGACCGAAGCCCATGCGACGCTCGCGATCGCCATGAACCGCATCGGCGGCAAGAGCAACACGGGCGAGGGCGGCGAAGACCCGCGCCGCTACATGGGCGAGTTCAAGGGCATCAAGATCGCCAAGGGCGAGACCCTGGCCTCGATCCTGGGCTCGGACCGCGTGGTCGCCGACATCCCGCTGGCGGAAGGCGATTCGCTGCGCTCGAAGATCAAGCAGGTCGCTTCCGGCCGCTTCGGCGTCAGCGCCGAGTACCTGGCGTCGGCCGACCAGATCCAGATCAAGATGGCGCAGGGCGCCAAGCCGGGCGAAGGCGGCCAGCTGCCGGGCCACAAGGTGTCCGAGTACATCGCCTCGCTGCGCGTGTCGGTGCCGGGCGTGGGCCTGATCTCGCCGCCGCCGCACCACGACATCTACTCGATCGAGGACCTGGCCCAGCTGATCCACGACCTGAAGAACGCCAACCCGAACGCCTCGATCTCGGTCAAGCTGGTGTCGGAAGTCGGCATCGGCACGGTCGCCGCGGGCGTCTCGAAGGCCAAGGCCGACCACGTGGTGGTGGCCGGCCATGACGGCGGCACCGGCGCGTCGCCGCTGTCGTCCGTGAAGCACGCCGGCACCCCGTGGGAGCTGGGCCTGGCCGAAACGCAGCAGACCCTGGTGCTGAACGGCCTGCGCAGCCGCATCCGCGTCCAGGCCGACGGCCAGATGCGTACCGGCCGCGACGTCGTCATCGCCGCCCTGCTGGGCGCCGACGAAATCGGCTTCGCCACCGCGCCGCTGGTGGTCGAGGGCTGCATCATGATGCGCAAGTGCCACCTGAACACCTGCCCGGTGGGCGTGGCGACCCAGGACCCGGTCCTGCGCGCCAAGTTCCAGGGCAAGCCGGAGCATGTGGTGAACTACTTCTTCTTCGTCGCCGAGGAAGCGCGCCAGATCATGGCCCAGCTGGGCATCCGCACCTATGACGAGCTGATCGGCCGCGCCGACCTGCTTGACCGCAGCCACGCCGTCACGCACTGGAAGGCGCAGGGCCTGGACTTCAGCAATATCTTCTACCAGCCGAAGGTCGACAGCCCGCGCGCCCTGCTGCACAGCGAAGGCCAGGACCACGGCCTGGACAAGGCGCTGGACCACAAGCTGATCACCCAGGCGCGTCCGGCGCTGGAGCGCGGCGAGCGCGTGTCCTTCATCTCGCCGGTGCGCAACGTCAACCGCACGGTCGGCACCATGCTGTCGGGCGAAGTCGCCAAGCGCTATGGTCACGCCGGCCTGCCGGACGACACCATCCACATCCAGCTGCAGGGCACGGCGGGCCAGTCGGCCGCGGCCTTCCTGGCGGCCGGCATCACCATCGACCTGGTGGGCGAGGGTAACGACTACGTCGGCAAGGGCCTGTCGGGCGGCCGCATCATCGTGCGTCCGAACACGGAGTTCCGTGGCTGGGCGGTCGATAACATCATCGTCGGCAACACGGTGCTGTACGGCGCGATCTCGGGCGAAGCCTTCCTGAACGGCGTGGCCGGCGAACGCTTCGCGGTGCGTAACTCGGGCGCGACCGCCGTCGTCGAAGGCGTGGGCGACCACGGCTGCGAATACATGACCGGCGGTACCGTCGTCGTGCTGGGCGACACCGGCCGCAACTTCGCAGCCGGCATGTCGGGCGGCGTGGCCTACGTGTACGACCCGAAGGGCGACTTCGAACAGAAGTGCAACACGACCATGGTGAACCTGGAGCGCGTGCTGTCCGCCAAGGAGCAGGGCGACAAGTCGACCTGGCACGCCCAGACCCGCAACGGCGAGCGCGAGTCCGACGAAGTGATCCTGAAGCGCCTGATCGAACGCCACTTCAAGCACACCGGCTCGACCCGCGCCCGCAACCTGCTGGACGACTGGGCCAACAGCCGCGGCAAGTTCGTCAAGGTCTTCCCGACCGACTACAAGCGCGCGCTGGAGGAAATGCACAACTCCAGCATGGAAGAGGCGAACGACAAGATCGAGCTCGCGGCCTAA
- a CDS encoding transposase, producing MARQPRLILPHQPHLILQRGNDNQTIFRDDEDHERFLGWLKECARLYKVAVHAWVLMPSHVILLATPSDEEGLALMMQKVGRHYVPWFNAKHGRSGTLFQGRFRTSLVDAASWLLACSRYVELAPVQAGLASGPLDYRWSSYAHHAGVRADPLVTEHMLYWSLGNTPFQREAAYIELVQQGYGSDEGTLIGTGLAKGWPVGSHAFKAELEKKTKRQILPAKRGRPFKLKPAADQATSD from the coding sequence ATGGCCCGCCAACCCCGCCTCATCCTGCCGCACCAGCCGCACCTCATCCTCCAGCGCGGCAACGACAACCAGACGATTTTCCGCGACGACGAAGACCATGAGCGCTTCCTCGGCTGGCTGAAGGAATGCGCCCGGCTGTACAAGGTGGCCGTGCACGCCTGGGTGCTGATGCCGAGCCATGTCATCCTGCTGGCCACCCCGTCCGACGAAGAGGGACTGGCGCTGATGATGCAGAAAGTCGGCCGCCATTACGTCCCCTGGTTCAACGCCAAGCACGGCCGTTCGGGCACCCTGTTCCAGGGACGCTTCCGCACCTCGCTGGTCGATGCCGCTTCCTGGCTGCTGGCCTGCAGCCGCTACGTCGAGCTCGCTCCGGTGCAGGCTGGACTGGCATCCGGCCCGCTCGACTACCGCTGGTCCAGCTATGCCCACCATGCCGGCGTGCGCGCCGATCCGCTGGTCACCGAGCATATGTTGTATTGGAGTCTCGGCAACACGCCTTTCCAGCGCGAAGCCGCCTACATCGAACTGGTGCAGCAGGGCTATGGCAGCGACGAAGGGACGCTGATCGGGACCGGACTGGCAAAAGGCTGGCCGGTCGGCTCGCATGCCTTCAAGGCCGAGCTGGAAAAGAAGACCAAACGGCAGATCCTGCCGGCCAAGCGGGGCCGGCCTTTCAAGCTCAAGCCGGCGGCGGACCAGGCCACGTCCGACTGA
- a CDS encoding alpha/beta fold hydrolase, with translation MDRRSFAATTLGLLIGQAATVKAAGMTMVSAPARPKTFVLVHGAWYGGWCWEKVAQGLRAQGHIVSTPTCPGLGEQAHLLSKDISLTTFITSVTKHIVYQNLNDVILVGSGFGGVVISGVADRIPSQLRNLVYVDAMVLESGMSVFEGQPAAVTKKRLEQVAAQGKGMAIPVPPAGSSYRGVDRKTLAWLLPRLTPQPVGTYQEKLVLNNALGNGVPRTYVDCTASPFEPLVEVKKSLKRQGGWNWVELPTHHDPMITEPQMLGEFLARV, from the coding sequence ATGGATCGACGTTCTTTCGCCGCCACGACGCTGGGTTTGTTGATCGGCCAGGCAGCGACCGTGAAGGCCGCGGGCATGACGATGGTCAGCGCGCCCGCCCGGCCGAAGACCTTTGTCCTGGTCCATGGGGCCTGGTATGGCGGATGGTGCTGGGAGAAAGTCGCGCAGGGCCTGCGCGCCCAGGGCCATATCGTCAGCACCCCGACCTGCCCCGGGCTCGGCGAACAAGCGCACCTGCTGTCGAAGGACATTTCGCTCACGACCTTCATCACGAGCGTCACCAAGCACATCGTCTACCAGAACCTGAACGACGTGATCCTGGTCGGCAGCGGTTTCGGCGGCGTGGTGATCAGCGGCGTCGCCGACCGCATCCCCAGCCAGCTCAGGAATCTCGTGTATGTCGACGCGATGGTGCTGGAGAGCGGGATGTCGGTATTCGAAGGCCAGCCTGCCGCGGTCACGAAGAAACGCCTGGAACAGGTGGCCGCGCAGGGGAAAGGCATGGCGATTCCGGTGCCGCCGGCCGGCAGCTCCTACCGCGGCGTCGACCGGAAGACGCTGGCCTGGCTCCTGCCGCGCCTGACCCCGCAGCCGGTCGGGACGTATCAGGAGAAATTGGTGCTGAATAATGCGCTGGGCAATGGGGTGCCGCGCACCTATGTCGACTGCACCGCTTCACCGTTCGAGCCGCTGGTCGAGGTCAAGAAAAGCCTGAAGCGGCAAGGCGGCTGGAACTGGGTCGAGCTGCCCACCCATCACGATCCGATGATCACCGAGCCGCAGATGCTGGGCGAGTTCCTGGCGCGGGTCTAG
- a CDS encoding response regulator transcription factor, with translation MTQILIVEDNGEYAGDMADFLKELGHEVTIATTAGDMWAALTRTPAAVVVLDLGLPDEDGFNVIPRMRQLYPEIGLLVLTGRVAFDNRILGLRLGADHYLTKPIKFPELAAHIEALDRRVRPSAPPPAPSKWTLRVSARQLELMGKVIDLTEKECNFLHLLTINTRPVPRQVIVAGMGGDDPDASRRVDMLVYRLRKKARTGLGQDLPLRSAYGEGYSLSAGFTLA, from the coding sequence ATGACGCAAATACTGATTGTTGAAGACAATGGCGAATATGCCGGCGACATGGCTGATTTCCTCAAGGAACTCGGCCACGAGGTCACGATTGCGACCACGGCCGGCGACATGTGGGCGGCGCTGACCCGCACCCCCGCCGCAGTGGTGGTGCTCGACCTCGGATTGCCGGATGAAGACGGGTTCAACGTCATCCCGCGGATGCGCCAGCTGTATCCCGAGATCGGCCTGCTGGTCCTGACCGGCCGGGTCGCATTCGACAACCGCATCCTCGGCCTGCGCCTGGGCGCGGACCACTATCTGACCAAGCCGATCAAGTTCCCCGAACTGGCCGCCCACATCGAGGCGCTCGACCGCCGCGTACGCCCCTCGGCGCCGCCGCCGGCGCCGAGCAAGTGGACCCTGCGCGTGTCCGCCCGCCAGCTCGAGCTGATGGGCAAGGTGATTGACCTGACCGAAAAAGAGTGCAACTTCCTGCACCTGCTGACCATCAACACCCGGCCGGTGCCGCGCCAGGTGATCGTGGCCGGCATGGGCGGCGACGACCCGGACGCCAGCCGCCGCGTCGACATGCTGGTCTACCGCCTGCGCAAGAAGGCGCGAACGGGCCTTGGCCAGGACCTGCCGCTGCGCAGCGCCTACGGCGAGGGCTACAGCCTGTCGGCCGGGTTTACGCTGGCCTGA
- a CDS encoding PAS domain-containing sensor histidine kinase: MLATAEAFRAIAELGGDLVFIIDCTSGLPVYISPHVNEMLGYGASDVHDQFATNRESPLAPLCTGLQERLRRFAAGDGSRLRVVREFELLRPDGREVPLEVISTLLLDQAGRAQALAGYVRDQSARRAREREQKRFASMLNHEFRTPLSTIDGAIQRLEATNAGADEATRQRHRKIANATDRLIAMLDDYLSPERMAALGRQRQPNTVAPRLLLEELVAQARVAGRPVQLQADELPALLRGEPAGLRLALKILLDNALRYTPAGSALTVLGQRAGNGVVLALRDAGPGVPPADLPRVFDKGYRGSNAAGLPGSGLGLYMARSVVEVHGGTLDHVAAPGGGAEFRLCLPVQDAPGKGLASSETSSDNRNGLHG; this comes from the coding sequence ATGCTGGCCACGGCCGAGGCCTTCCGCGCCATTGCCGAACTCGGCGGCGACCTGGTCTTCATCATCGATTGCACGAGCGGCCTGCCGGTCTATATCAGCCCTCATGTCAACGAGATGCTGGGTTATGGCGCTTCCGATGTTCATGATCAATTTGCTACAAATCGGGAAAGTCCCCTTGCGCCGCTTTGCACCGGCCTGCAGGAACGCCTGCGCCGCTTCGCCGCGGGCGACGGTTCGCGCCTGCGCGTGGTGCGCGAGTTCGAGCTGCTGCGCCCGGACGGGCGCGAAGTGCCGCTGGAGGTGATCTCGACCCTGCTGCTGGACCAGGCGGGCAGGGCGCAGGCGCTGGCCGGGTACGTGCGCGACCAGTCGGCGCGGCGCGCGCGCGAGCGCGAGCAGAAACGCTTCGCCAGCATGCTGAACCACGAATTCCGCACGCCGCTGTCGACCATCGACGGCGCCATCCAGCGGCTCGAAGCGACCAACGCCGGCGCCGACGAGGCGACGCGCCAGCGCCACCGCAAGATCGCGAACGCGACCGACCGCCTGATCGCGATGCTGGACGACTACCTGTCGCCGGAGCGGATGGCGGCGCTGGGACGGCAGCGCCAGCCGAACACGGTGGCGCCGCGCCTGCTGCTGGAAGAACTGGTGGCGCAGGCGCGCGTGGCCGGCCGCCCGGTGCAGCTGCAGGCGGACGAACTGCCGGCGCTGCTGCGCGGCGAGCCTGCCGGCCTGCGCCTGGCGTTGAAGATCCTGCTCGACAATGCCTTGCGCTACACGCCGGCCGGCAGTGCGCTCACCGTGCTGGGACAGCGTGCCGGAAATGGCGTGGTGCTGGCGCTGCGCGATGCCGGCCCGGGCGTGCCGCCGGCGGACCTGCCGCGCGTCTTCGACAAGGGCTACCGCGGCAGCAATGCCGCCGGCCTGCCGGGCAGCGGCCTGGGTCTGTACATGGCGCGCTCGGTGGTCGAAGTCCATGGCGGCACGCTCGACCATGTGGCGGCGCCGGGGGGCGGCGCCGAGTTCCGGCTGTGTTTGCCGGTGCAGGATGCGCCGGGGAAAGGTCTTGCTTCCAGCGAGACCAGCAGTGATAATCGGAACGGCCTACATGGATAG